From Acinetobacter suaedae, one genomic window encodes:
- the rpsL gene encoding 30S ribosomal protein S12 gives MATTNQLIRKGRTTLIEKSKVPALKACPQRRGVCTRVYTTTPKKPNSAMRKVCRVRLTSGFEVSSYIGGEGHNLQEHSVVLIRGGRVKDLPGVRYHTVRGSLDCAGVKDRNQSRSKYGAKRPKK, from the coding sequence ATGGCAACAACAAATCAGTTGATCCGTAAGGGTCGTACAACTTTGATTGAAAAATCAAAAGTTCCTGCGTTGAAGGCTTGTCCACAACGTCGTGGTGTATGTACACGTGTATACACAACTACTCCGAAAAAACCTAACTCAGCAATGCGTAAGGTTTGCCGTGTTCGCTTAACTTCTGGTTTTGAAGTATCTAGCTACATCGGTGGTGAAGGTCATAACTTACAAGAGCACAGTGTTGTTCTAATCCGTGGTGGTCGTGTTAAAGACTTACCAGGTGTACGTTACCATACCGTTCGTGGTTCTTTAGACTGTGCTGGCGTGAAAGATCGTAACCAGTCACGTTCTAAATACGGTGCGAAACGTCCTAAGAAGTAA
- a CDS encoding EcsC family protein — MTKSKNKPASGLFAQAFGVAKKLSSELQKLQVAPTTSGKEPERVANVIEGNARIKSPFEVEKYESPQQMLRQQFPKLSHQLLGRHYTKVNNVASFISPDLSEKVSDYLFQWLNEFSSNSSLTEKILDEAGVTDIMELTKDTGRSQRLSQALIEQNKLIAAAQGVVTGATGVWGAAIDIPASIVLALRTIYQTGRSHGFDLADEADQDVVAYIFKEIDLGLVAEKQTLLLALKALKSMLETHDLQQFQQLLGSNNDVELVKQWLVDEQGQFKWGWLNHIPQVSVIGKLTPIAGAALGGFYSWKLLEDVGHKSQSVFGAARFYLNEHPNEQVSALDAYFKAETLLRKQPSKYLSDMDNTSLKANDLKNDVITHVAVQLKKDELAPNDDTVGEGLQQLAEQYVVEHEHTEQQPALKAEDNDESLVNEQNTIDEQSMIDIEPASTKHS, encoded by the coding sequence ATGACAAAATCTAAAAACAAACCAGCTTCAGGTTTATTTGCACAAGCCTTTGGAGTGGCTAAAAAGCTCAGTTCTGAATTGCAAAAACTTCAGGTTGCCCCAACGACATCGGGTAAAGAGCCTGAGCGTGTTGCAAATGTAATAGAAGGAAATGCTCGGATTAAAAGTCCATTTGAAGTGGAAAAATATGAAAGTCCACAACAGATGTTGCGTCAACAATTTCCTAAACTTTCTCATCAGTTGTTAGGGCGTCATTATACTAAAGTGAATAATGTCGCATCTTTTATTTCACCAGACTTAAGTGAGAAGGTTTCTGATTATTTATTTCAATGGCTAAATGAATTTAGTTCCAATAGTTCATTAACCGAAAAAATCTTAGATGAAGCTGGTGTCACAGACATTATGGAGCTTACCAAAGACACAGGTCGCTCCCAGCGTTTAAGTCAAGCATTAATTGAACAGAATAAATTAATCGCAGCTGCGCAGGGTGTCGTAACTGGTGCGACAGGTGTCTGGGGGGCTGCGATTGATATCCCAGCATCTATTGTTTTAGCCTTGAGAACAATATATCAAACAGGGCGTTCACATGGTTTTGATTTGGCTGATGAAGCTGATCAGGATGTGGTGGCATATATTTTTAAAGAAATTGATTTAGGTTTAGTTGCTGAAAAACAAACTTTGTTATTGGCATTGAAAGCGCTAAAATCAATGTTAGAAACCCATGACTTACAACAGTTCCAACAGCTTCTTGGGTCAAATAATGATGTAGAGTTGGTGAAACAGTGGTTGGTCGATGAGCAAGGTCAATTCAAATGGGGGTGGTTAAATCACATACCCCAAGTTTCAGTAATAGGGAAATTAACCCCCATTGCTGGTGCGGCACTAGGTGGTTTTTATAGTTGGAAACTGTTAGAAGATGTCGGACATAAGTCTCAATCCGTATTTGGTGCAGCACGCTTTTATCTGAATGAACATCCGAATGAACAGGTTTCAGCACTAGATGCATATTTTAAGGCTGAAACCTTGCTGCGAAAACAGCCTTCTAAGTATTTGAGTGATATGGATAATACATCATTAAAAGCAAATGATTTGAAGAATGATGTGATTACTCATGTTGCAGTACAGCTGAAAAAAGATGAGTTAGCTCCTAATGACGATACAGTAGGTGAGGGGTTGCAGCAGCTTGCTGAGCAATATGTAGTTGAACATGAACATACCGAACAACAACCTGCTTTAAAAGCCGAAGACAATGATGAATCGTTAGTAAATGAACAGAATACTATTGATGAGCAATCAATGATTGATATAGAACCAGCGTCAACAAAACATAGTTAA
- the rpsG gene encoding 30S ribosomal protein S7 — translation MPRRRVVAAREILPDPKFSSQTIAKFMNHVMQDGKKSIAESIVYGALDRVQEKNKVDPVEFFETTLEKVRPMVEVKARRVGGATYQVPMEVRPSRRTALAMRWLVDAAAKRSEKTMALRLAGELLDAAEGKGAAIKKREDVHRMAEANKAFSHYRF, via the coding sequence ATGCCAAGACGTCGCGTAGTCGCTGCTCGTGAGATCCTTCCAGATCCAAAATTTAGCAGCCAAACAATCGCTAAATTCATGAACCACGTAATGCAAGATGGTAAAAAATCTATTGCTGAAAGTATCGTTTACGGTGCTTTAGATCGCGTTCAAGAAAAAAATAAAGTAGACCCGGTTGAATTCTTCGAGACTACTCTTGAAAAAGTTCGTCCTATGGTTGAAGTAAAAGCACGCCGTGTTGGTGGTGCTACTTATCAAGTACCTATGGAAGTACGCCCATCCCGTCGTACTGCCTTAGCGATGCGTTGGTTAGTAGATGCTGCTGCTAAGCGTTCTGAAAAAACGATGGCTTTACGTCTTGCTGGTGAGTTGCTTGATGCAGCTGAAGGTAAAGGTGCAGCGATCAAAAAACGTGAAGACGTGCATCGTATGGCTGAAGCCAACAAAGCCTTCTCTCACTACCGTTTCTAA